The Gorilla gorilla gorilla isolate KB3781 chromosome 11, NHGRI_mGorGor1-v2.1_pri, whole genome shotgun sequence genome contains the following window.
catTGTATAATTATGTAAACTCAGAACTCTTGTCTTTTAAAAACCACTCTTTAAAAATCAGTAAGCTATTCCATGATTACATCAAACCAGCCAAAAGATGAAATGCCATATGGTCTTTGTAtaataatgcaaaaatattttaaaagttttaaaaaagttatttgtatCCCCAGAGTAAACCTCAGAAGAAAATACCTATACACAAAGTTCTTACTAATGAAGTCCATCTGTGCAACTGCAGCAACATGAatctttacttctttcttccctccaacTTGGCTTAGGTAATCCACTGTCCATTTACTTGTACATGGCCCCAAATCAATCCCTTCCAACACAAGAGGTTTTCTCTGTAAGTGGGgaaagaaatacaacaaaattcaTGAAAACCAACAACACATCAAGAGCTGTATTTGGCAACAGGGagacaaaaacaagtaagatcTGACTCTTGCTCCCAAGATGCTTGAACTCAAAGCTTCTGACAGTTCATGCTGTCACTACAACAAGAGGGGCCATGTGAAATATCTAGAACAAAATTTTaagattagaaaaacaaaacaaaactgcaagaCCATCAATATATAATGACTAAAATTTGTACTTTATAGTcaaatatttttgtaacttttaattttgatgtcatTTCAAACTTCTAAAAAAGTTTTAAGAGCACTACAAAGAATTTCCATAAACGCTTTACCCTGATTCAccaactgttaacattttgcaCATTTGCTTATGATTTGTTCTTACTTTCAAGAGAAGGGCGTATTATtattaattgaaattaaattaagcataatttattttttttggaaccATTTCAAGGTTAAATTGCTGACACCATGGTCCTTATCTCTAAAAACTGAAGTATATTTTCTGAGAACAAAGACATTCTCTTATATAACCACAGAATAATTACCAAAATTATATTTAACACtgatgtaggctgggcacagtggctcacgcttgtaatcccaacactttgggaggccaagggtggatcacttgaggtcaggagttggagaccagcttgggcaacacggcgaaaccccatctctactaaaaattaaaaaaaaaataagaaaaagaaaatttgaagtgtggtgcatgtctgtaatcccagctactcggaaggctgagatggaagaattgcttgaacctaggaggcggaggttgcagtgagctgagatcgcgccattgtactccagcctgggcgacagagtgaaactccatcacacacaaaaaaacaaaaaacaaaacactgacatAATACTATTATCTAATCTACAGTCCATACTCAAATTTTGCTAATTGTCCCAATGATTTCctttagctttattttttcctaaccCAGAATTCAATCTGAGATGTCACACTGCATTCAGTTGCTATGTCTCTTTTAATCTGAAATGTTGAATCATCAGCCTCTTTATCTTCTATGACTTTGACATTTTGGAAGAGTATAGGCCAGCTATTTTGTAGAAAACTTTTCAATTTGGGTTTATCTTAAGTTTCTTCATAATTAGACTCAAGTTACACATTTTGGAGAAGGAATGTACCACAAAAGGAATGGTGTCGCCTTCTCAGCATGCCACATCAGGTAGCACACGATGTTTTGCTATGGTGAGTACAAAAAACAGTGATTTTTCTAAACTCcatcatttcttctacatttattagttgGCATCCTAATATCGAAATGAGCTCTAAATTCtccattgaattattttatttactgggtAATAATCTAGTGGTATCTAGTGGTATAATTTTGATACCCAAATTATCCCAGATTTGGCCAGTAAGCCCCTTCAAGATGCTTCTTGTGACTTTTTAACTGGGGCACTTCCTTACATTATGGCAAAAGAACAGAACCCGACATCTTTTATACTTTCTCTGCCCAGCCCTATGACCAGTCATTTCTTAAAGTAGTTCTGGTTTCTTCTCAGTGGACAGAGTTAGGATATATGTGAGGGTCTCTGTATAtcgcacaaatatatatacacgtacaccccatatatgcatatacatattctATTCAGCTCTCTCTccatatatgtccatatatataatacatgcacacacacatatacctaaCAGGTGTACGTATGAACCATAAACATTTCAAGGTTCATTATAATCTACTGAATTTGTAATTCCCATTTTCAGCAGTGGGAAACCTAGTTCCCATTATCCTCAATGTTTAATCACTCGCAAAATCCCAGAATTCACAAGAAGTATTCACAGAATTTGCTTTTGCCACTGTTAGGTCACACCACTGTAAAAAACATGTCTACAACAGGTCCTCAAATAAAGTTAtaacacagatgagaaaaaaaaaatcaattcctagCCAGGGCCCCTGTCCGAGTAGAGTTTTTGCATTCTCCTCACATCTCTGTGGGTCTTCCCCGGGTACTCTGGTTTCCTCCCACAACCCCAAGATGTGCACATTAGGTACACTGGCATGTCTAAATGGTCCCAGTATGAGTGagtgcatgtgggtgtgtgtgtgtgtatgtgtgtatgtgcacgtgcGCGTGCCCTGAGATGGGATGGTATGTTGTCCAGGGTTGGTTCCTACCTTGTGCCCTGAGCTGCCAGGAGAGACTCTGGCCACCTGTGACCCTGAACTGAAATAAGCAGgttggaaaatgaagaaaggagtGAATACAaagtatgtaaaacaaaaatttgtaaagcaTATGATAATCATACAAGTGCACAATAAACAAGGGGGAATGAAAGCAATCAGCAAACCTGTCACACTTGTTTTGAACTGTTCAGTGGTAGGAGGCGCTCTTACAATTTTCCATTTGTAAACATTTACTCCTTGATTTAACCCACCACTATGACCACTGTCACATAACAATTCACCAAAAATTGagtaattatttacttttattaatccTTCTTAAATGTACACGTAGCTCAcgtttatttcaatgtttaagatTAGAAATGTTTTGGGTCTTTATTTACAAGTTTGGTGatatttttgtgaccagaaatatgccactggaacttaactcttgtttgtATCAATTAGCCTGTGGTAAAACTGGTTTCATTATAGGTCATTTCCCTTAAAGTTGCAGCTTCCAAGAACCTACTGAGAACGTTAAATGAGGACTTACTGTACTAACTAGAATTcagtttgttttcagttttttgtgtCTTAGATTGAGgacatataattaaaatattgtgttttaaaaaagtgACTTGGGTAACTTCTCCCTCTCCCACTTAGATTCTCCCAAATAGATTCATGTGTTACTTTTTATATTCTATATTagggtcttttaaaaaataatttttcatccttgttgattttattattatgacTTTAGAATGTAAAACATCCATGTGATTCCCcaaatcaaaactatacaaaAGTCACCCCATCCACATTCTTCCATTTCATACTCACACATCCCCTATGCATAACTGATCTCATTAATTTTTGgcttattcctttcttttttgcaaAGTGATCAAAAACATATATTTCATTATCTCTTCCCTTTGTTTTTTACATAAATAGTAGCTTaccatatattttcttctgttgtgtgctttttaaaaaattcataaatatatggctgggtgcagtggctcacgcctgtaatcccagcactttgggaggccgaggcagggggatcacaaagtcaggagatcgagaccatcctggctaacacagtgaaaccccatctctactaaaaatacaaaaaaaattagccgggtgtggtggcgggcacctgtagtcccagctactcaggaggctgaggcaggagaatggcgtgaacccgggagacggagcttgcagtgagctgagatcgcgccactgcactccagcctgggtgacagagcaagactccgtctcaaaaaaaaaaaaaatcataaatatatcCTAGAAATCACCACTTATCAGTTCAGATATcgcctttattcttttttacatcTTAGTATACCTCAGTGTAAATGAGCcataatttattcaattattctCGCCTGCATAAGCATTAGGTTATTTCCAATAATTTGCAAGTACAGTAACACTACgtaaatatttacacatttttgGAGGTATATCTCCAGAATAAATTCCTAAATgaggaattactgggtcataaaGTGAACATAGTTAGATATGCCAACAGAGTTGTACCATTTGGTATAAAATTTGAGTGTGCCAGTTTCTTCAGGGCATCACCAAGACAGTATTACcagagctttttaaatttttgccaatATGATATATAAGAAGTTGTATCTCAGTGTAGCTTTATTTCTCTTATGAGTAAACTTAAACTTCCTAGTTTAAAGGCCATTTTAATGTTGTTTTTTCCCCCCTCAATCGTTTGCTCATTTTTCTACCAGATTTTCAGCCTTTTACCCCCTTTTGAAAGTTCTTTCCATACAAGGGCTTTTACTGTCCTTTATATGAGAtaaatgttgcaaatattttctcccactttgtctTTCAAATTTGCTTACAGTGTTTCTGGCATACAAATGTTTCATGCAGTCAAATTTTAATCTAATATTACACCTGAATTTTGAGTCATAGCTAGAAATGCCTTCCATAGACCTAGATTATAGGGGAATTTacccatattttcttctagcacttgtgtagcttcattttttttttgtattgccgAGTGTACTCACAACTTGTGTAGTttcatttcttcacatttttctgaTCCACTTGGAGTTCATTCTTGTGTACAGTGTGAGATATAAAccaaattttatcattttctaagTGAAACTCCTCTGTATAATACCATAATGGTGGATTCATTTCATTATAAATTTgcccaaacccatagaatgtacaatatCAATAGTATACCctaatataaactatgaattttggGTGAAAATGATGtgccaggctgggcgcggtggctcacgcctgtaatcccagcactttgggaagctgagatgggcggatcacctgaggtcaggagtttgagaccagcctggccaacatggcgaaaccccgcctctactaaaaaatacaaaaattagccggacgtgggggcgggtgcctgtagtcctggctactcaggaggctgaggcaggagaatcgcttgaaccctgaaggcagaggttaacgtgagccgagactgtgccactccagcctgggcgataaaagcaaaactccatttcaaaaaaaaagaaaaagaaaatgatgtgcCAATGTAGGtttatcaattgtaacaaatataccactctAATGAGGGGATGTTGATCATGGAGGAGGCTATCCATGTGTCAGGGCAGAAAGGAcatgagaaatctctgtacctttggTCAATTGTGCTGTGAACCTATAAAGCCTCGAAAAAacagtctattttttaaaaagtcattttgtgCCCTATTGATTTTTGAAATGTCATGCTTATTATACACTAAATTTCCATAGGAATAGGTATTTCtgcattttctattctattcccttGGTCTATCTATTCATGTACCTGTACAATATACAGTGTTAATTATGGAGTTATTAGAAAATGTTTAACAAAAAACTCATAGCACTATGCCCCCTCATACTTTTTAGTGTTTCCAGATAGAAAGgtctttttttccaattttgttattaatttctagttttactgCCCATGGCCAGAGAAAGTTGTTTGTAATTTtcgactttttaaaatgtaatgatgCTTCGTGCTGTATGTCTTGTCTGAAGAGATTAAATTACAAAATACCCTTTGCTATGACTCTTACAAAGCACTTCCACATACCCTAATCTTCACAACACTGCCCCTTAGGCAACTTACGTCTAGCACATTCTGAGATGGGGGGTGTCTAAGGACAGGGAGAGCAAGAACAACCCATCTAGTACAAGTCTCCAAACTAATAAAGGCTTGAATCCTCTCCCGTAGGTTGCtatcaaaagaaaaacttcattcCTCCCGCATCCCCCCaaccccgccttttttttttttttaagctagggTCTCACCCTCTCGCCCATGCTggagcagtggcaggatcatggatcactgcagcctcgacctcccgggctcaagcagatcctccgacctcagcctccagagtagctgggaatacaggcgtgcgccaccacgcccggctaatttttgtattttttgtacagacggggattcaccatattggccaggctggtcttgaactcctgacctcaagtgatccaccgacctgggcctcccaaaatgttaggattactggcatgaaccacGGCGCCCAGCCCATCCGACTTTTGTAACACTCAGAattgtagttttgtttgtttgtttgagacagagtttagctcttgttgcccagactggagtgcagtggcgcgatctcggctcaccgcaacctccgcctcccgggttcaagcgattctcctgcctcagcctcccgagtagctgggattacaggtatgggccaccaccacacccggctaattttgtatttttagttgagaaggGATTTCtactggctggtcttgaactcctgacctccggtgatccgtccgcctcggcctcccaaagtgctgggattacaggcgtgagccaccgcgcccggccccagaaCTGTAATTCTATGACCACccttataaatgtaaatatcagGTAAGAAAATTGCTGGGTATTTTTCCTACCATAAACTGACTTACTGTAATCCTGtggatttttccttttaataccTTCTGTTTTTCTTAGGTCTGGACTCCCTTGTAAAGCACTGCAAGTAAAAGCACTTTTTGTTTCCCTAATATTTCTCtgagttttcttttaaagacCTAAGGTTCTAACTACAGGTATAAAAGACTCCAATGTCGGAACTAGAACCTAAGTAAGTTAGAATTCAACACGAGTAGGAGTTTTCCGGGGGAATCCCATTGCTTTCCTTTTTGGCTCAGTGGAGTGAAAAGTTGTGCCTTCAAATCCATTAATTCGGAGCAGACTGACAGATGCGGAGTAAAGAGTTTAGGCAAAATACCTCTCGCACTCAGCTCTCCGCCATCATCTTGCTCCCCAGAAACATGGGACTTTCTCCGGAAATTTTAATAGAGGAGCCAGTCGGCGTCCCCCGTGCACCTTTCCCTTGGTCTAAGGGCCAACCAGTGATCTGCTGCCGTCCTGCGCCTCTTTCCCACACCCTGGGTCTCTAAAAACCAGTTCCCAGCTGTCCGAAAGGTAAAGACGTGTCTCTCGCTGGTTTCTCGGGGTTCTGCCCCGCGCGAGGGCCTCACCTGTGGGTAGAGGTGCTGCATGAACTGCTCCCGAGAAACACCCTCCAGCCGGGGTACCGGGAGGTGCTGCCCGGccatggttgctcacgcctgccCTCTTCCAGGTCTTCGGAACTTCGGTTCTAAAGCGTTCCTCAGCACCATCCGCCCGGAAACACTAGCGACAGAGAAAAGGTCCGCGAGGCCGGCAGACTCCAGAGTGGCTGGGTCCGAGCGCGGGGCGGGTTGCCGAAGGGCCTCGGCCTGGGCTGCGTGCTGGAGAGCGGGGACGGGGCCGACTCACCAGAGGCTGCAGCAACAGGTCCACTTTGCTCTCCAGTCTCTTTCTCCGACACCGCTGAGGCGGTTTCCCACCGACTTCCTTTCCATACAGCACCGGCAGGCACCGGGGTGAAGGGTCATAAAAATGGCGCTGGCCGCTCGTTTGCTACCCCAGTTCCTGCACTCTCGGTCGCTGCCCTGCGGGGCCGTCCGACTCCGGACTCCCGCTGTGGCCGAGGTGAGGCTGCCGTCGGCCACACTTTGCTACTTCTGCCGCTGTCGCCTCGGCTCGGGAGCGGCGTTATTTCCACGAAGCGCTAGGGCCTTGGCAACCTCGGCGCTACCTGCCCAGGGCTCCCGGTGGCCAGTGCTCAGCAGCCCGGGACTCCCCGCAGCCTTCGCTTCTTTCCCTGCCTGCCCTCAGCGCAGCTACAGCACGGAGGAGAAGCCCCAGCAGCACCAGAAAACCAAGATGATCGTCCTGGGATTCTCCAACCCCATCAACTGGGTTAGGACTCGAATTAAGGCCTTCCTTATCTGGGCCTATTTCGACAAAGAGTTCAGCATCACAGAGTTCTCCGAGGGAGCGAAGCAGGTTTGTTTATTTCCCTGATTGACCTATCCGTCTCTAATGAGTTCAACTATTGCTCGCAGAAGTGCTTAGCAGTGAGTTTTCTTCACTGGGATACAAGTGATCAAACGTGATTAGTGGCCCAGACATAGAGCCTTCCAGCCATTGCTTGACTTAAAGTAAGCTTCTGGGCCGGGAATGGTGGTAcacgcttgtagtctcagctacttgggaggctgaaggggaggatcgcttgaacccaggagttggacgttgtagtgagctgtgatcgtgccattgcactccagcctgggatacagagccaggccctgtctcagAAGGAAAAAGCTATATGGCTCATCTTGTCTGaacataattttcaaatttacaAAGTGGGCaagacaatgcctggcacatagtaggcactccatGAATGTTTGCTGAATACATTAATAAATGGGTAAGATTGAAGAATAATTGAGATAACATTTCCGAAGTGCTGTAATGTCACCTTGGGTAGAAGAGCAGAACTTCCTGCCAGCTATTAGACAGAGCCGACCAATACACCACCCCATACTCCGTAAAGATTAAACTGGAGATGAGCAATTTTGCCCTTTCAAAGGATTTGCTGAGACTGCCTGGTGGCTAAGTGCACAGCACCCTGCACACAGAAAATATTTAGCCTTTAGAGATTCTTATCCCTGACTTTGTTAGTTACGTACCTGTTTCTGAATGGCTGATTATACCTTGCCTTACCCTTGTGACATATGGTCACTTGGGTCCTGAGATTATTTGTAGATTTTGTGggtacatgcttttttttttttttttttttttggactcctTTACAGATTATATCGTTCCCAAACATTGCAGAACTGCTGATAACAATAGAAgtcggccaggcatggcggctcacgcctgtaatcccagtactttgggaggccgaggcaggtggatcacaaggtcaggagttcgagaccagcctggccaataaagtGAAACagtgtctcttctaaaaatacaaaaattaggcgtggtgagcccctgtagtcccacctactctggaggctgaggcaggagaattgcatgaacccgggaggtggaggttgcagtgaaccaagattgcgccactgcactccagcctgggtgacagagcgagactccgtctcaaaaaacaaaaacaaacaaaaaaaccacaatagAAGTCAGAAAGTTTATTTCCTGCTTCATACCTCCATATGCCTTAAAACCATGCTATTGGTGTAATCATTTTACAGTATTGGTTGTATACTGGTATTGATATTTTACTCCAAATTTATTTCAGATTCTTTCCATAATCATGGCCATTTGTATTTATAAGACCAATCAGTTGTAAATCAAATGTTTTCAACTTTGTGTAATAAGTGTCAGTATTAACTCCTGCTGCCTGCTTCTCTGAGTCAACTCTTgactactatatatatttatataaaaaaagtcaaagaacaaACTTGATTAAGATGCTTAACTCAGCATTATAATTGATAAACCTCTGCTCTTGTCAGTTCTCAAAATCTTTTGTTCATGCAGTGGTAAGTTGTATTGATCCTACTGTTCTTTACAATGCCCACTGATGATATATGAGCTTGTCCACCTCATAACACATATGATGGTACCAGTTCATTTATGTTTCAGTAAGGAATGGAAATCATCTCCCCACCATGGGCAGGCATCAGGCCTCAGTACTTGTTTCCTCTGAACACACAGAGGAGCATGCAGCATTTTTGGGGTCACTCCAGTCCTAGTGGTCCTCCAGCTGTTAGCTATTTTCACCTCCTTCCTTGCTATTAAGCAGTATTTCCACCCCATTCATCAGCCAGCCTGTATGCATTGTTGCTTATATAAAGCAAACAACCAGAATTTCAGTATCAAGGTGTCGGAGGGGTtgttttctcctgaggcctctctcagcttacagatggccgtcttcttgctgtgtccttgcaTAGTCCTCCCTGTGCATGCATGCTCCTGGTGGCTCTTACGCCACATTTGCTCCTCTTATAAGGATGCCAGTCAGATTGGATTTTGGCCCACCCTGATGGTCtcatttaacttaatcacctctttaaggctttatctccaaatatagtcacatttcaAGGTTCtgggggttagagcttcaacataaattttggggGAAGGAGAGCACAATTCATCCTATAACAGTTAGGCAGTATTCTCTGACATGCCATATCTGACATGCCTGTGCATCCTCTGGCAGCCTAGATTTCAGCTTAGATGTTTCTTCCTTTAGGAAGCCCTCTCTGATCCTCCCAGATTGGGTTAGAAGGCTCTTCTGTATGCTCCCAAGTCATCCTGTTCTTATCCCTGTCAAAATTCTTAAACTTGTCAGTTTACTTGTCCTTTTCCCAAGTAGACTGAAAGTTCCCTGAAGACAGGTAGGATCTTAACTCACAGTTTGCTTTCTCATTGCTAGCAGTGAGGAGAATTGCAGTTGGGTTTTTCCCTCCTTGAAAATGGAATTTCATACTTCAAAGTTAGGATCTACTGTTTTAGACCATATAAACCAATGACCTTTTCTCCCACTTTCCCAAACCTACATTATCTCCCATACTGAGATTCAGACTACAGCCCAGATTTCCAGACTCCCAATGCAGTCTCGACTGTTCTCCTTTCCAACTGCTATCTATGCATGATTAAGAGGTAGGTCATATAACTGCCAAATGATTGTTTacttcatcattttaaaaagaaatataaaggagGATTTTTATTGAGACATCTAGATTGTACACCACACACTATCATTTCCCGGTCCTGAGAGTGGATCCGGAATTAAAGGTCAAGTCACTTACTGCATATATGTGGGAAGGCCATATATGAAAAGTCAACCAAGAGTCATGCCTTGATAAATTAATATTTGATGTTGTTTATCACTATTACCATAAAATAGTCTGTATTACACTTAGCCATTTAAATATGAACATGGTatggtattttgaaataataatccCCACACttcccttaatatttttttcaaggcTTTTGCTCATGTATCCAAGTTGCTGTCACAGTGTAAATTTGATCTGTTGGAAGAACTTGTGGCCAAAGAGGTaaagtatattttacattttgctttaaaaataaatgctattcTCTTGCAATAGAATGATgcacattttccttatttatgCTTAAAAATAGTGTGTGTGCCAGCATCCAAAGTAGAGTCTGTGTATCTGTTCTTATGGGTGCTTTGGGTCATATAAAAGCATGGAATAACTCCTGCTACTTAAGGCATAATGAAGTAATCATGATGTCTTCCAATTGCTCTTATATGGAATGTTCTGTTAGGAATTACCTAGTTGAATAATGAGATACATTTCAGCCTTGCTTTTGAGGATGAGTAAATACagtagtaaatttaaaaataggtttgGAAAAGTGTATTCCATGATAAAGATCACTTTttgaaagttttcaaaaattGTATCGGTGAACTAATGGCTTGCTTTTTTCAAACTTAGGTGCTACATGCATTGAAAGAAAAGGTTACTTCACTACCTGACAACCATAAAAATGCCCTTGCTGCTAACATAGATGAAATTGTATTTACATCAACAGGAGACATCTCCATTTACTATGATGAGAAAGGTAATGCCAGAGCATAGTCAACTTGAAATGATCCATAATTGTCCAGATAAGCTAAACTAGTGGATAATCACAAAATAGTAGAGTTTTGTCAGGACAAGTATTTATAGAActtcaaagaaaatgttatatccaTTCTTTAAAGACCTACTTCTGAAAGAGTTGAGATATGGTCATCATTTCTTAAGCCTTTCTATCTAGAACTTTTTTCTGCTACTATTTTATTCACAGTAGAGAACATCATCACTTACATTGATGAAAATAGTTTGAGCGGCTCCCACGtctcaaatagaaaatatttatgtttcagATTTCCTAACTTGAAGGAAACAATTGAGTATTTTAAAGCTGCACTTTATATGGAAGGAATGAGgggtaaaagaaaatcaaattagaTATTGTCGGCTAAAGACGATTTGAAAAGATTAACTGCAGAACTCCCAAATTGGATCTATTTGAGAATAATGAAAAAAGTTGGTAGGAAATTTAGTAGTTATCTGGTTCTTCTTGTCTGAGGCATACATTTTCCCTATAGCATTCCTGATAATTCACTGTTTGTTCCTGATACATACaaagttggccctctgtatctggGGGTTTCGCATCCACAGATTTAACCAATCTAgggtaaaaaatattaaaaaaaaaagttgcatctGTACTTGAACATGTgcagtttttttcttgtcattattcctcaataatacagtataacaactatttacattagcatttacattgtgttaggtattataaataatctagagatgatttaaagtatactggAGGATGTGTGTTATGCAaa
Protein-coding sequences here:
- the MAIP1 gene encoding m-AAA protease-interacting protein 1, mitochondrial isoform X2; this encodes MALAARLLPQFLHSRSLPCGAVRLRTPAVAEVRLPSATLCYFCRCRLGSGAALFPRSARALATSALPAQGSRWPVLSSPGLPAAFASFPACPQRSYSTEEKPQQHQKTKMIVLGFSNPINWVRTRIKAFLIWAYFDKEFSITEFSEGAKQAFAHVSKLLSQCKFDLLEELVAKEVLHALKEKVTSLPDNHKNALAANIDEIVFTSTGDISIYYDEKENGR
- the MAIP1 gene encoding m-AAA protease-interacting protein 1, mitochondrial isoform X1, which encodes MALAARLLPQFLHSRSLPCGAVRLRTPAVAEVRLPSATLCYFCRCRLGSGAALFPRSARALATSALPAQGSRWPVLSSPGLPAAFASFPACPQRSYSTEEKPQQHQKTKMIVLGFSNPINWVRTRIKAFLIWAYFDKEFSITEFSEGAKQAFAHVSKLLSQCKFDLLEELVAKEVLHALKEKVTSLPDNHKNALAANIDEIVFTSTGDISIYYDEKGRKFVNILMCFWYLTSANIPSETLRGASVFQVKLGNQNVETKQLLSASYEFQREFTQGVKPDWTIARIEHSKLLE